The following proteins are co-located in the Manihot esculenta cultivar AM560-2 chromosome 7, M.esculenta_v8, whole genome shotgun sequence genome:
- the LOC110618973 gene encoding root phototropism protein 3-like, whose protein sequence is MRVARLVDSYFTEVSKDRNLSLTKFQVLAEALPESARTCDDGLYRAIDSYLKAHPSLTKHERKCLCRVMDCQKLSIDACMHATQNERLPLRVVVQVLFSE, encoded by the exons ATGAGAGTTGCTAGGCTTGTTGACAGTTATTTCACAGAGGTTTCCAAAGACAGAAACCTTTCATTAACCAAGTTTCAGGTACTTGCAGAAGCTTTGCCTGAATCTGCAAGAACATGCGACGATGGGCTTTATCGAGCAATTGATTCTTATCTTAAG GCTCATCCATCACtgactaagcatgaaagaaagtGTCTATGTCGTGTGATGGACTGTCAAAAACTCTCCATTGATGCCTGTATGCATGCTACTCAAAACGAGAGGTTGCCACTTAGAGTTGTGGTGCAAGTTCTCTTCTCTGAATAG